The genomic DNA TGCCGTGCCGCTTCCTGTTCCTGTTGCCGTTGCTGTCGCCACTGCCAGACTTTCCAGCCGCCATAGCCGAGCGCCCCCAGCAGGAGAAAAGGCAGCAAGAGCTTGAGCAGCACGATCGCCAAAGCAAGTGCAAACAGACCCAGCAGCAGGGTTTTGGGGGAGGACTTGGAAGCTGTGCGGAAGCGATAGAGACGGGGGGGCATAGAGGTTTCGGGGATTCGGATATTGGCTTGAGAGTGACTGGATATTGATCTGATCCTATCTTGCCTTCCCGATGTCCGGCATCTTCTAACTTTAGGTTTACCCCAGGTTTATCCCAGGTTTACCCCCGTTCGCGAAATTCCACCCGATCGGAGCGAATCACCAGATCGTAATTGCCAAAGAAATCGTGTCCCAGCAGCCCCAGATCCAGTTCGGGTCCGGCGATCGCCACCATCACGTTTTGCGCCACTGCCCCGCCCACCTCGATCGACTGCACATAGCCAAGCGGAAACGTTACGTTCCGTTCACTGGCAGTATTGACCCTGGCTTGACTAACGGGTACAACACCCAGCGCTGCTGCCATTGGACGCGTAATTACGGTGCCGCTTGCGCCTGTGTCCAGAATCATGTCAAAGGGCTGATTGCCGTTAAACAAGACGCGGATAACCGGAGTATTGCCCGCCCGTCGGACGATCGGGGCAGAAAAAGCGCGAGGATCAGCTCCACTTGCCGCAGGGGGAGAAACCGGACTTGCCGCAGCCCGACGGGGCACAGTTGGAAGAGAACTTGCCGCAGGAGATATTGCAGGAGAGGGAGCCAGCACAATCACGGCATCGGGATCTTTGGGTAGACTGGCACGGTTGAACCGCTGCTGAGCCTGAACCTGAGCGCGACGGTACTCCTGAAGTTTGCCCTGTGCCTGGGAATAATCCCGACTGGACTTGGGGACGGTCTTGAGCAAATCGATCGCCTGCTGCCAGCGGTTCACAACGAGTTGCCAGTCGTCCTTAGATTGGGCGGATTGGGCAATGCCTGCCGCACTTTTTGCCCGATCGAGTGCCTGTTTGTAAGACGTAGAGGACTGCTGTGTGGTCGTGGTTTTTGCCTGGGTTTGAGGTGGCTGCGCTGGCACGGGAGCCTCGATCGCAGGAGAATTGACAACCGTGGGGGAAGGTCGGTAAGTCAATGCCTGGATCAGACGACGATCGCAGCCCGTCAGCAGCAGTAGACCAAGCCCTGAAAGCAGTAAGGCAATTCGACTGGAAGCAGGAATCATAGGCGGGAAAGCGGCACTGCTAGACAAAGGGACGGGAGAAACACCTGATGCAATGCGAAGACTGGTTTTTCATGCGGCTATTTCTTATCAGTTTGCCCTCAATTTTTGGCTTTGCCCTCAAATCTGCCCTTAAGTCTGCCCTTAAGTCTGCCTTTAAGTCTCCCCTCAAATGCGAATTTGGGAAACGGCAATTTGTCCGCCGAAGCAGACTGCCACATCTCCATCGGAGTCGCGATCGCGCTGGCTGTAGTCTCCGTTGTAATAGAGATAATCCCCTTCCTCACGGTAGCTTGTGGGCAAGGGCTGGGTGCAGAGGGGACAGAAGACGATTTCCGGTTCCGCCATTCCCGCCTCCAAGTGGGGCAGATTTACATTCCAGAAGGTTCCGGGTTCGATCGGCATTGCCATCAGTTTATCCAGCACCCGTACGGTCAGTTGCTCGGCTAATGCCCAATCTATTGCCCTTCTGCGGTGAATGTAGTGGGAAATGGCGATGCCCGGAATCCGATGAAATGCCGCCTCCCGCACTGCTGCCACCGTCCCAGAAATGTAGACATCTGCGCCCAGATTTCCCCCGGCATTGATGCCCGAAATCACCCACTCCACCGGCGGGTAAAGCTGCGTAACCGCAATTCGGGTACAGTCTGCCGGAGTTCCCTCGATCGCAATATCGCCATTCGATCGGCGCTCGACATGGATTGCTCGATGGGTTGTCACCTGATGTCCGCAGCCGGAGTGGGGCAGTTTGGGGGCAACAATCATTGCAGGTTTGCCCATTGCAGGTTTGCCCACCGTTCTTTTGCCGAGAACTTCGCTAATCGCCTGCTTCAGCGATCGAATTCCGGGGGCATCAATGCCGTCATCATTGGTGAGAACGATCGTCATGCAAATCTGGGTTGAAGGGGCTAGCGGGATGTTCCCGTCGTTTCATTCAGCAGTCCAGACTCCTGGATACAGATCGCATAGAGCTGAACCGGACTGAGCGTCGTTTGCTGCTGTGCCTGTTCGATCGGCATTCCGGGAGCCGTACAGAAGCTTTGCACAATTTGCTTATACTGTGCCTCTGTGCCCAGCAGGGTTCGCAGATTATTGGTTTGCTCCATTGTCGGCAAAAGCTTGTCCATAACCTGGTTGCTAAGCAACGCTGCCCCGTCCGAATTTGCCTCGATCGCTCCACTTTGTACCAGTGCCGCCACGACTGCATCCTGAATCACGGCTTTGCCCTCGGTGGTGCTGAGAATTGCGTAAAGCTGTTCGGGCGTGAGCTGGGGTGTAGTTTCCATTTGCTGCCGCAATCCCAGTAGCGCACTCGCCGCCAGAAAATCCGAAGCGGTGTTCAGGTAGGTCTGAAGCGGAATTTCTGCCTGCACCGTGCCATCGCCACAAACCACTGCCCCATTTGCCCCCTCATCCGCAGTCAGGTTGACCTGCCCCTGTTCTCGACAGACATTCAGTGTTTTCTGGATTTCCGGTGAAAACATTTGCATCAGCCGCTGCGCCGATTCAGACTCTTCGATCGCCGTTGCCGGATCTGCCGCCTGAGCGGGTGTCGCACGGAAGAGAATCGCCGTTCCAACACTGATCGTTCCGATGCTAATGAGACTTAGCCCGATCGACGCAATGCACTTTTTCAGACCTGATGGCTGGGAAAGAATCATGGTGGGGGGTGAAAGAGGTTTGCTGCATCGTATTTGCTGAATCATAGCCGATACGGCATGGGATGACACTGCGGAACGGCGGTCGTCCAGCCTTGATGAAATCCTTGATGCAGCAGTGAGCGATAAAGCGATGGGTGCTTCAACGAGGAGCAACTGAACGATGGGCAACCGAACGAGGAGCAAAATAACCTATGAGCCGCAAATCACCCGCCGCATTTGCCGCAGATTGTTGGGAAAGTCAAATTTAATTGCTTCCTGAATGAGCTGCGTGGGAACGGGAATGGTCGGCGTTGCCTGCACCGAGTAGGTCAACAGCGTTCCGGCATGAAAATCGTGCAGTTCTAGGGTGGCACTGAAGTCGGAAAAACTGCCCCGCTCTAGCTGAAACTCAATTTTCTGGCGGTTTGGCTGCACAATTTCCAGCACGTTCAGATAAATCTCGACTCCTACAGACAGCAGGAAGAAAGTTTTGCGGGCAACCTGATAGAGCCGTTTGCGGGTGCTGCCATCGTTGAGAACTTGGCTCTGCGTCATATCTGGGAAGTAGTGAACCCACTGCGGATAGTTTGTAACCTGCTGCCATGCGCGAGATCGATCGATCGGCAAGTACAGATTTGCAGTGACCGCACCGCCCCAGAGGGAGTGGGATCGGGTTTGAAGCAGCACTTCTCCGTTCAAAAGTTTTTCATGGTTCTGACGGGAGACTGCCTTGAGCGGCTCTGGCAAATCAAGCTCAACCGGATCAAGCAGGGCAGATGCAACACTTACCATATCCTTTCTCCTCACTACACCTTTTTCACCAATCCAAAGCTTCTGCGTTGGAACCGGCGTGAATCGGCTTTTCCTACCTTCTGTTTTAAGCTCTGTCAACTGAAGATACTACGGTCGATAGGACGAACCTGTGTAAAGTTCCCGCAAACTTTTTATGCTGACCTGCGGTAATTCTATATCGATCGCCGTGATTGCAACGAATTGTTGCCTCAACTTGCGGACTCAACTTGTGGAAATTACAGCATTCAACTCAGCTCAGCGATCGTGCCAGCAGCCTGTCTAATCAAACTCCATTCAAACTGCAAGCAAACTGTCTATCAGTTCTCCTCAATGTCCGCACCCCCATGTCACAATAGGTTGCGTTAAATTTCCCGCTGCTTGGGTTTTCGCCCAATCGGGATCACAATGTTCCGTTTATTCCCTGTTCGCAGGAGGCATGGTGTGAGGCAGTCCCCCAATCTGGGCGTTACGATCTTTCTATATGTTGCTGGAATTCTGCTCGTCATGATGGCAGTTGTCCTGATGCTCCAAGCCTTTGGAGTGCAAGTCCCGGAGTCTGCAATCTGGGCAGTCGTGCTGCTCTCGATCGGCGCAGGCATTCTGGCAGGCATTCGCAACCGTTAAGAACCGTTAAGAATGGTGGATTGAACATCCTGTAGAAGCAGCATAAATCCTGAAAGGCGGGCAGGATACCCACCCCACACGAACGAAAAGAGCAGCCAGAACTAGAAACGATCGATGCTAAAATCCCTGCGTCCCGAAACCACCATTTTCCTTGCCTGCCTTATCCTCACTATCTTTGTCTGGGTACTGCGCGGCTTAGGCATTCTTTCCTTTATTCCCGGCGGCGTCATCTGGATGCTGATCCTGCTCACCGTCGGCACCGCGATCGTCAACGGTTTACTCGGCACCCGCCGCTAACCCTAAAACGAAGACATCGCCCAACCCACACCAAACGCTCCCCTTCCCCCTGTTCTCTCCTACTCCCGTACTCCCTACTCCCCCTCCACCCACTCATCGACTCATCCGCCCATGTTCATCCTCACTCTTGCCGAAATCGCCCAATTCCGCTCCCAGCTCTCCGAAGACCCGATCGCCCTTCGTGCCCTGGATATGATCGAAGACTGCGAAGGCGATCTCGAAGATGCAGCGATTACGCTGGCATTGCAAGTTGGACAGGAACCCAATCGATCGGATCAGTGGCTCGATGGTCTGGCAAAGCGGTGGCGTGTGTTCATTTGCCAATCGGAAGCCCGCTCGTCTGCGACAGAAGGCTCGATCGCAGAACTGGTTAAAGCGCTATCTGTTGAAACAACTCTGCCGTCCGTGCTGGCTACGCCGATCGCGATTTATGTGGCGAAGACCGGGGTTGAGGGGTTTTGTAAGCCGCTGGAGGAGAAGCTTTAGGGGAGAGGAGTGGATGGGTGAATGGGTGGATGAGTCGATGAGTGGGTGGGTGAGTGGGGAGCGGTGGCGTAGGATGGGTTGGCACAGCATAACGCGTGGCATAGGTGGCATACAGGGATCGACCAAATTCGATTGGAGAAATTGATTTTTAGATAATTGTGTAGCGTAGGTTGGAGGGGCGATGAATTCATCCTCAAAAGACTTGATGCGCGTTCATGTTTGGGTTTCTGGACGGGTGCAGGGTGTGGGCTACCGGGCTTCGACCTGGGATATGGCGCAACTGCTGAAGCTCAATGGCTGGGTGCGGAATTTGCGCGATGGGCGAGTCGAAGCTGTGTTTGAAGGAGCGCCGGAACAGGTGGAGGAAATGCTGCGCTGGTGTCATCAGGGTCCGCCTGCTGCGATCGTCGATCAGGTTGCCACTGAACAGGAGCCGCCGGAAGGATTGAAGCAGTTTGAGGTAATGCGATCGGTTTAATGTGCGATCGGCTTAAGATGCGATCGATTTGAAATGTGAAGTTTGGAGAACTTTGAGGGCATTGCGATCGTCTTGGGTTTGCAGGCGTTTCTGCTGACAACGATAGAATGGGCAGAACGCAGGATTAAATCCAATGCTGCGAATCATTCCTCGTTGACTTTGGGTACGCTTTCAGATGTGTGCGCTGGAAAATCTCCGGGCGTACTCTCTACCTTCACGTCTCTTCCCCCTACCTTCTCGCCTGAATCCTATGGACTCTAATCAAACCAATCCGGCTCAATCCCGACAGACGCGACAGCAGTTTGCCAATCCGGAGGATTATCTGTCCTATGAGCTGGGAAAGGCAGTGCGGGAATTGCCGCCGCTCTATACTCGATTGCTGGCAGGAACGCTCACGGCGATCGTCTTAGGGGCATTGAGCTGGGCGCACTTCAGCAAAGTTGATGAGGTGGCAGTGACTCAGGGAGAGCTAATTCCGGCAGCGCAGGTGCGACCCGTCCGGGCACTGGAGGGCGGTGTAATTCGGGAAATTAAGGTGAAAGAAGGCGATGAAATCAAGAAAGGCGATGTGCTGATTGAGCAAGACCCTGCCCTATCTGAGTCAGAAGTGACACGCCTCCAGCAGGCAGCGAATTTGATTAAGCAGGATATTGCCCGTCTGGAAGCCGAGCGATCGGGCAAACGGGATGCGGGAAGCAATTTGCAAAACCAGCTTCTAGAGGCACGGCTGCGGGAATTTGATAATCGGCGGGCAACGGCAACATCAGAGGTTCAGCGGCAGGCAGCGGCGATCGAACAGGCAAGAACGCAGTTAGCGAAACTTCAGGAAAATCTGACCAGTGCGCGAACTCAGCTTAGAAATGCCCAGGAACGGGAAGCCAGTCTGCGAACGCTGGTGGACGGGGCAATTCCGCGATTTGACTACCTGGAAGCCAAAGACCGACTGACGGAGGCACAGGATCGAGTTGCCACGCTGCAAAAGGAAATTGTCGGACAGCAGCAGGTTATTCGTCAAGCGGAGGAAGCATACCGGGGCGCAGAGCAAACCCGACAGCAGCTTGGCTCCCAGCGCCAGAGCGAAATTTTGACCCAGCTTAATCAGCGACGGGAAGAACTCTCTAACGTTGAAGGGCAACTGAAGCAGGCACAGCTCCGCAATCAGGGACAGGTGATTACGGCTCCCATTTCCGGCACGATCTACAACGTACAAACCACGCTGGCAGAGCGAACAGTTGAACCAGGCGAAGAATTGCTGTCTATCCTGCCGTCGGGTGAAAACTTGGTGCTGGAGGTCAAAGTCCTGAACCGGGACATTGGTTTTATCCAGCCGGGAATGCGGGCAAAGGTGAAGCTGGCAACCTTCCCGTTCCAGGAATTCGGCATCATTGATGGGGAAGTGATGCAGATTAGCCCCAACGCCACGATGGAGCGGGATTTAGGGCTGGTCTACACGGCACGGGTCAAGCTGAAGCAGGATTCCATTAAAGTTCAGGGACGCGATGTTCCCTTTTCACCCGGTATGGCAGCCACCGCAGAACTGGTGACTCGTCAGCGATCGGTTCTGACTTTCATTCTGGAGCCGATTACTCGCCGCTTCAGCGAGGCATTCTCGACGCGATAGTTAATCCGATCGCCAAAATTCAGTTAGAACCGATTCAGTTAAAACCATTTAGCTAGAACCGATCTGGCTGGAGATGTTTGGGATGCGCCAGACGCAGGTGGAACCTATCCATCAGCAACAATAATGCATCGGCAACAATAAGCGACAATAGGATGGCTGTAGGATTCCATTTTTGCTTTATATCTTGGTCTAATGTCGATCGCAGAAGAATGGTTAGAAATCGGTAAAATCGTCGCTGCTCAGGGACTCAAGGGCGAACTGAAGGTCTACCCCAACTCGGACTTTCCCGAACGATTTGAGGAACCGGGAAAACGGTGGCTCCGGCGTCCTGGAAAGACAGAACTGGAGACGATCGAACTGCTCTCAGGACGGTATCTTGCCGGAAAAGGGCTGTACGTTATTCAAATTAAGGGAATTACCGATCGGGAACAGGCAGAACAGCTCTGCGACTGTCGGCTGTTAATTCCTAGCAGCGATCGTCCTCACCTGGAGGAAGACGAGTTTCATGTACCGGATTTATTGGGCTTAGAAGTAATCGACCAGATCCGTCAGCAGGCGATCGGACGGGTCAAGGACGTGCTGCCCGCAGGAAACGATCTGCTGCAAGTTGAGCTATACGCTGTCGAATCAGATGATTCCAGTTCTACCGAATCCACTCAGGATAAAACCCCTCCCAGAACGGTTCTCATTCCCTTTGTGAAGGAGATTGTGCCGATCGTTGATTTGAAGCAGGGGCGGATTGAAGTTGTGCTGCCTTCGGGGTTGTTGGAGTTGTAGGGGAGTAGGGAGCAGGGGAGCAGGGGAGCAGAGAGAGGGGGATTGTAGATGTATTTATTGGGTTGGGATTAGGGATAGCTAATTAGAATTGCTGGTGGAGTTTAAGTAGCAGTTTGGGTGGGGTGGAGATCTGGAGTTTCTGCTGGAAAAAATCTAGGGATGTGTAGGATTTGAACCACGATTTCAAAGAGTCTATTGGTGATCGTTTTGGCGATCTTTCCTGCATTATTTCTGCGGAGAAGCAAAGCAATGGGGACAACGTAAGAAGCTTTTGATGCGGTTTGATGTCCTGAGGCTGGGCGGCGCAAGCTAATTTCAAGGTCTGCCTGCTGAAGGGAACTTGGGCAGCAATGCAGCAAATCTCGCCCTGTGCAAATCCCTATCTGGCTGCTGTAGGGAAGAGGGCATCCATTGCCGATCTCATTTCAAGGAGTTGGATCAGACAATGGTTTGAGATGACTTGATCGATCGCAAGATTAGAAATTATCCCGGTGAGTATCCGGATAAAATTAGAAAATTTTTAGAAAAATAAATAACGCTACTTATAGAGTAAATTGCCGCCTCTAAAACCCCAATTCGACTCTATATGTAGAATAAGCAAGTTTTTTCCTATTACCAATTCCTCCTCTGGCAGCTAGTCGGCAGCAGAATTTTCGAGTAAAGATAAAGAATATATAACAATGTTTGACGGCATTCGGATCGGGTTTGACTTTAATTTTTCCTGTTTCGGAACGAACCTTTCTCAGAAGTTCTCTCTCGATCGGAATTCGGCAAGCATTGTGTGAAGTGCTTAATGGTGAAGTTCTCAGTAGGAGATTGGATCGATCGCCTCTTCTTGTGGGGAGGAGATGCTGTTCCACCGACTTTGGGAATCTCCGTTCCGGGAATGATTGAAAAAAAGGCAAGGCTCGATGGACCAGATCGAACTTTGCCTGACTTACCTGAGTCCCAATCAATCCCGATTGACCATCTCAATTGACCAACAGTGAATGACCAGTAGTAAATGACCAACAGTGAGTGAGGAACCTATGAAACCGCGAATAACGACCCATTCGATTCCTTTTGATCAAGACCCAGGCATACCTTCTAAACTGAAGCAATTTAAGAGACTCCCCCAACGAATGTCAAGCTTTCTGCGTCAGGGATTTCTGTCGCTGGCTGTTATGACTTCGGTGGTAGGCGTTTCTTCCCATACGCTGGCTCAAACCCTTTTCCCTAGCGATACGCTGTTTCCCGGCGATAGCGGTGCGAATGTATTCTATTTACAGCAGCTACTTCGCCGAGAAGGATTTTTTGTCTCAGTTGATGGGAGATACGGATCTGAGACGACGGCTGCGGTAACACAGTTTCAGCGACAGTGCGGATTAATTGTGGACGGCATTGCTGGACCGCAAACCATTACCTCCCTCACTTCTAGTCGCTGCTCTGGATTGGTTCCGATTCAGCCTGAGCTGCCCATTGGAAATTTGCCAGAAGGTCCTTTTGTCGCAGTCGTTCCCGGTGATGACTTAAACACATTAAGGGCTGTTCAGCAGGTTGTCCCTGCGGCTGATATTGTCCCCAGTTCTCGCGGCGGTCGCGGTGCTTTTATTAGTGCTGGAGGCTATCGTGAACGGGATCGGGCTGAAGCGATCGTGAATCAACTGCGCGATCGTCGAGTGTCCAATGCCCGTGTCGAATTTCGCCCCTAGCCGGATTTGTTGTTTTTGACTGTAGACCGATTCTGATTAATGTAGCGTTCTTTCTAGCGTTCACTTTTTAGCGTTCTTCTCGTTCGGATTTCGCAAATTTTGGTCAAGCCGAATCTGGTCAGCTGAACTGATTAAGCTGAAGCGATCTCGATTCGTGATTTGATCAGCGATCGCACTTCCTGCGCCGTTGCCGGAGCTAGCAATATGCCATTTCGATAGTGCCCGGTTGCCACGATCACATTCTGGTAGTCGGGCATCGGTTCAATTACGGGGGCAGGACGCTGATGCGGACGGGGACGCAAGCCTGACCACTGCTGAATAATTTCCCCCGATGCCAGTACCGGACAAAGGTCGATCGCTCCCTGCAAAACTAATCGCAGACGATCCGCAACTGGAACCATTGCCGCTTCTGCCATCGAAACTTCCGGCGGAAATTCAACCGTTGCCCCCACCCAGTATTCCCGACCGCCGTATTTCTGATCGCCCAAAGGCACTAAATGAATATCATTGCCTGTAACGACGGGCTGAAAATCTGCACTGCCTAGCGGCTCCGCTAACCGCATCCGCACTGCTTGACCTAAAACGGGACGAATCTCCAGCAAACTTTCCCGACGCGGACGGTCTTCCTCCGGCTCAGAGGGGCGTCCCTGCTGCAAAGCCTTCAATAACGGCGTTGATCCTAGCCCTGCCGTCACCACGATCGCATCAACGTTAAGCTGCTCCTGACCGAGCGCGATTGTATGACAGCGAGCAGAACCATCCGAAGCGAGGGTTGACTCAAACCCGGTAATTTCTGTCTGCAAGCGAAACTGGACTCCCCGCTGCCGAGCCGCCTGGATGAGCGACAGGGTCAGTGCTTTGGGGTCAAGCTGACGATCGTCCGCCGAGTAAATTGCTCCCGTTACCCGTGGGCTAGTAATTTGCGGACAGTGCTGCCGGAGTTTTGCCAGCTCCCACCGTTCCAGATGCCATCCCTGCGATTGGCGCGTGGCAATCAAGTTATCCCAGTCCGGCGATTCCTCTTCTGCCAGACATAGCTTAACAATCCCCTGGCGGTTAAACGGAATGCGATCGCCCGTTGCCTGCTCCAACTCAGGGATCAGCGTTTCGTAGCGCTTCAGGCTGATCTCCCGCAAGTTCCAGGCACGCCCTTTCACCTTCTGGCTAATTGCGCCCATCAATACCCCCAGCGCCGCCTGCGTTGCGCCCTGTGCCGGAAGCTGGCGATCGATCACAGTAATCTTCAAGTCCGGCTGCTGGCTTAGTTCATAGGCAGTCATTGCCCCGATTGCGCCACAGCCAAGGATGGCGATGTGCATTTGAGTGAGGAGAGAGTAGGGAATCGGGAGTGGGCAGTGGGGGAGTGGTTGGAAAGATGCGGAGGTGGGCAGAGAAGGAAATAGGGAGAGATGCGGAGTTTCATAGGCTAAATGATTCCTACTCCCCTAATTCCCTGCTCCCTTACTCTCTTGCTTCCTACTCCCCACTCCCCACTTCCCACTTTCTACGAAGGAATCTTCTCAATAAATGCATCAAAGTCCTTCAGCAATTCATTGTAGTTTCGCAGGGCTTTGATACCGTCCTGTGCCTGGGCTGCTTCGTCGATCGCAATCAGGTGTTCAAAGGTTTCTTTGGCTGCGGTCTCTGCGGCTTTTTGCTCAGACGGCAGCAGGTTGCGCGACAGGCGAAGCATCGTAGCTCGGATCTCGCCCAGCGGACCGTGGATGAGAGATTCTACATCTGTCCATCGCTTTTGCTGAACCAGGGGGGGCAGTTCCAGCATCCGATCGCGGGAGCTTTGCAGTCGGGTAGTGTACTGCTGGATCTGGGTAAGTTGATCGGTTGTGTAGGTGGGTGCTTTGGCAGTAGGAGTAGGACTGCTACAGCTCACAAGCAGGCTGGTTACGGCAACCAGAATCAGGGCAATCAATGACCGATAACGGAACATAGGAAGTTGTCTCACCAATTCACTGTACGGAATAAGGTTTAAAAAAACCTAAAAACCAAGTCCATCCTATAGCGGATTGGGTCGGTGAGACAGTCGCAATCGAACTGAATTAGGGGGAGGGCTGTGCCGCAGGCTGATTTTGAGCGGGCTGATCCTGTCCGGGTTGACCCTGTCCGGACTGATCCTGTCCGGGCTCATAGTAAGGCGCAGAGTCAATATCGCCGACCCGATTGGGGGGCCAGAAGCGGAACACGGCACGACCGATAATATTCTCACGCGGCACATAGCCCCAGAAATGGCTATCGAAGCTATTGTTGCGGTTGTCTCCTAGCACCAGATAGGAATCCGGCGGTACGACTTCCGGACCCCACTGGTAATCTGGTTTAGCGGCAATGTACTCTTCCTGAAGGGGCTGGTCGTTGATAAACACAGTGCCGTTCTTGACCTCAACCTTTTCTCCCGGCAATCCAATCACTCGCTTGATGAAAGCATCCTTCAGCTCCGGGTTTTGCTGCCGCAGACGATCGTTGGGCCAAAAAACAATAATGTCTTCTCGCTGAGGCGGATTAAACCGATAGCTAATTTTCTCCACGATCAAGCGATCGTTGACTGCTAGAGTCGGCACCATCGATTCGGAGGGAATATAGCGAGCCTCTGCCACAAAATGACGAATTCCAAGTGCCAGTACCAGACTCAAACCGATCGTTTTTGCCGCTTCAACCCAGGCGTTTTCGGTCTTGGGTGCGGTGGAGTGAGATTTATCGCGGTCAGGCTTTAGCGACATGGCAGGGGGGGGAGCAGCGTCTGAAGCGGGTTTGTGACTGGAATCCTCAGGCGGAGTGGGGTGGCTATGGGGTGGGAGATTAGGATCGGGATGAGACATGGATGACGAGATAGAAGTGGTCGAAAGCGCAGTTTGCAGCAGACCGAATTGCGGACAAGCCCTCAACGCAACACCAAAGCAGTGCCCCCACGAAAAGGAGCAGGGCTAAACCTTAGTTATGGCATAAAAATCCGCGACATAAGCGAAGGAAGGACATAGACCGGACGACAGTATCATAGTCCAAAGGGTCACAAAAGGATCAGTCAAGCGGGGCGCAGTCAGCGGAAAGGTCTGATCAAGCAGGTTTCCCAAATCGTTAACGGGTAGATCGTTCAAGTCAGAAAAATCTTCCTGACCACACGCTACTGAGACTTGATTACCCCCTCCAAACACCTTGATGAATTACAACTGATTAATTACGACTAATTGCAGCGTTGATCC from Leptolyngbya ohadii IS1 includes the following:
- a CDS encoding NAD(P)/FAD-dependent oxidoreductase encodes the protein MHIAILGCGAIGAMTAYELSQQPDLKITVIDRQLPAQGATQAALGVLMGAISQKVKGRAWNLREISLKRYETLIPELEQATGDRIPFNRQGIVKLCLAEEESPDWDNLIATRQSQGWHLERWELAKLRQHCPQITSPRVTGAIYSADDRQLDPKALTLSLIQAARQRGVQFRLQTEITGFESTLASDGSARCHTIALGQEQLNVDAIVVTAGLGSTPLLKALQQGRPSEPEEDRPRRESLLEIRPVLGQAVRMRLAEPLGSADFQPVVTGNDIHLVPLGDQKYGGREYWVGATVEFPPEVSMAEAAMVPVADRLRLVLQGAIDLCPVLASGEIIQQWSGLRPRPHQRPAPVIEPMPDYQNVIVATGHYRNGILLAPATAQEVRSLIKSRIEIASA
- the psbQ gene encoding photosystem II protein PsbQ, translating into MFRYRSLIALILVAVTSLLVSCSSPTPTAKAPTYTTDQLTQIQQYTTRLQSSRDRMLELPPLVQQKRWTDVESLIHGPLGEIRATMLRLSRNLLPSEQKAAETAAKETFEHLIAIDEAAQAQDGIKALRNYNELLKDFDAFIEKIPS
- the rimM gene encoding ribosome maturation factor RimM (Essential for efficient processing of 16S rRNA) encodes the protein MSIAEEWLEIGKIVAAQGLKGELKVYPNSDFPERFEEPGKRWLRRPGKTELETIELLSGRYLAGKGLYVIQIKGITDREQAEQLCDCRLLIPSSDRPHLEEDEFHVPDLLGLEVIDQIRQQAIGRVKDVLPAGNDLLQVELYAVESDDSSSTESTQDKTPPRTVLIPFVKEIVPIVDLKQGRIEVVLPSGLLEL
- a CDS encoding peptidoglycan-binding domain-containing protein, whose protein sequence is MSSFLRQGFLSLAVMTSVVGVSSHTLAQTLFPSDTLFPGDSGANVFYLQQLLRREGFFVSVDGRYGSETTAAVTQFQRQCGLIVDGIAGPQTITSLTSSRCSGLVPIQPELPIGNLPEGPFVAVVPGDDLNTLRAVQQVVPAADIVPSSRGGRGAFISAGGYRERDRAEAIVNQLRDRRVSNARVEFRP
- a CDS encoding retropepsin-like aspartic protease family protein, translated to MIPASSRIALLLSGLGLLLLTGCDRRLIQALTYRPSPTVVNSPAIEAPVPAQPPQTQAKTTTTQQSSTSYKQALDRAKSAAGIAQSAQSKDDWQLVVNRWQQAIDLLKTVPKSSRDYSQAQGKLQEYRRAQVQAQQRFNRASLPKDPDAVIVLAPSPAISPAASSLPTVPRRAAASPVSPPAASGADPRAFSAPIVRRAGNTPVIRVLFNGNQPFDMILDTGASGTVITRPMAAALGVVPVSQARVNTASERNVTFPLGYVQSIEVGGAVAQNVMVAIAGPELDLGLLGHDFFGNYDLVIRSDRVEFRERG
- the lepB gene encoding signal peptidase I → MSHPDPNLPPHSHPTPPEDSSHKPASDAAPPPAMSLKPDRDKSHSTAPKTENAWVEAAKTIGLSLVLALGIRHFVAEARYIPSESMVPTLAVNDRLIVEKISYRFNPPQREDIIVFWPNDRLRQQNPELKDAFIKRVIGLPGEKVEVKNGTVFINDQPLQEEYIAAKPDYQWGPEVVPPDSYLVLGDNRNNSFDSHFWGYVPRENIIGRAVFRFWPPNRVGDIDSAPYYEPGQDQSGQGQPGQDQPAQNQPAAQPSP
- a CDS encoding acylphosphatase encodes the protein MNSSSKDLMRVHVWVSGRVQGVGYRASTWDMAQLLKLNGWVRNLRDGRVEAVFEGAPEQVEEMLRWCHQGPPAAIVDQVATEQEPPEGLKQFEVMRSV
- a CDS encoding HlyD family type I secretion periplasmic adaptor subunit produces the protein MDSNQTNPAQSRQTRQQFANPEDYLSYELGKAVRELPPLYTRLLAGTLTAIVLGALSWAHFSKVDEVAVTQGELIPAAQVRPVRALEGGVIREIKVKEGDEIKKGDVLIEQDPALSESEVTRLQQAANLIKQDIARLEAERSGKRDAGSNLQNQLLEARLREFDNRRATATSEVQRQAAAIEQARTQLAKLQENLTSARTQLRNAQEREASLRTLVDGAIPRFDYLEAKDRLTEAQDRVATLQKEIVGQQQVIRQAEEAYRGAEQTRQQLGSQRQSEILTQLNQRREELSNVEGQLKQAQLRNQGQVITAPISGTIYNVQTTLAERTVEPGEELLSILPSGENLVLEVKVLNRDIGFIQPGMRAKVKLATFPFQEFGIIDGEVMQISPNATMERDLGLVYTARVKLKQDSIKVQGRDVPFSPGMAATAELVTRQRSVLTFILEPITRRFSEAFSTR
- the surE gene encoding 5'/3'-nucleotidase SurE; amino-acid sequence: MTIVLTNDDGIDAPGIRSLKQAISEVLGKRTVGKPAMGKPAMIVAPKLPHSGCGHQVTTHRAIHVERRSNGDIAIEGTPADCTRIAVTQLYPPVEWVISGINAGGNLGADVYISGTVAAVREAAFHRIPGIAISHYIHRRRAIDWALAEQLTVRVLDKLMAMPIEPGTFWNVNLPHLEAGMAEPEIVFCPLCTQPLPTSYREEGDYLYYNGDYSQRDRDSDGDVAVCFGGQIAVSQIRI
- a CDS encoding SRPBCC family protein, translated to MVSVASALLDPVELDLPEPLKAVSRQNHEKLLNGEVLLQTRSHSLWGGAVTANLYLPIDRSRAWQQVTNYPQWVHYFPDMTQSQVLNDGSTRKRLYQVARKTFFLLSVGVEIYLNVLEIVQPNRQKIEFQLERGSFSDFSATLELHDFHAGTLLTYSVQATPTIPVPTQLIQEAIKFDFPNNLRQMRRVICGS